Proteins from a genomic interval of Sphingobacterium lactis:
- a CDS encoding heme exporter protein CcmB has product MNLFEQVKTLIYKDVVLEWRSKYAINSILLYVVSTVFVCYQSFKSVDTLVWNTLFWIILLFAAINAMSRSFVQETGPRQLYYYAIVSPKAIILAKIIYNSLLMILLSTIAFIVYNLIFKSQAENIAVYLLSILLGSISFATVFTMVAGISAKAGNNSTIMAILSFPVIIPLLIVLIKLSMSGVVGMTIGDNWGDIAVLLAINIVTIAISLLLFPYLWRD; this is encoded by the coding sequence ATGAATCTTTTTGAGCAAGTTAAGACCTTAATATACAAAGATGTTGTCCTAGAATGGCGTTCTAAATATGCCATCAATAGCATCTTACTTTATGTGGTATCCACAGTATTTGTTTGTTATCAATCATTCAAATCTGTGGATACTCTTGTTTGGAACACTCTGTTCTGGATTATCCTGCTCTTCGCGGCCATTAATGCCATGAGCCGTAGTTTTGTGCAGGAGACGGGACCTCGCCAACTGTACTACTATGCGATTGTCAGCCCGAAAGCCATCATCCTGGCCAAGATCATCTACAATTCCCTATTGATGATCCTGCTGTCGACCATTGCCTTTATCGTGTACAACCTCATCTTTAAGAGCCAAGCGGAAAATATAGCAGTCTACCTGTTATCCATCCTGTTGGGCAGCATCAGTTTCGCCACAGTATTCACCATGGTTGCTGGTATCAGCGCGAAAGCGGGCAACAACAGTACCATCATGGCTATCCTGAGCTTTCCGGTCATCATCCCTTTGCTGATCGTACTGATCAAGCTTTCCATGAGTGGTGTCGTGGGCATGACAATAGGCGATAATTGGGGCGATATCGCTGTTTTATTGGCAATTAATATCGTCACAATTGCTATTTCTTTGCTCTTATTTCCTTACCTTTGGCGAGATTGA
- a CDS encoding YtxH domain-containing protein → MEKNRNGLVAFALLGLAVGTAAYYLLGTEDGKKQLDRANDGIKSLTKSIKDLSKKEAKRASRLAKSAKEDLENLKDRAKNAGRDALDKASSKANEWASKASDAAQNVGGKAEDIADRAKSEIKNA, encoded by the coding sequence ATGGAAAAAAATAGAAATGGATTAGTGGCATTCGCCCTATTAGGACTAGCAGTAGGAACAGCAGCTTATTATTTATTAGGCACTGAAGACGGCAAAAAGCAATTAGACCGTGCGAATGACGGCATTAAGAGCTTAACCAAGTCTATTAAGGATTTATCGAAGAAAGAAGCAAAACGTGCTTCCAGATTGGCTAAATCAGCTAAAGAAGATTTAGAGAACTTGAAAGATCGCGCTAAGAATGCGGGTCGTGATGCATTGGACAAAGCATCTTCAAAAGCAAACGAGTGGGCAAGCAAAGCTTCCGACGCTGCACAAAACGTAGGCGGAAAAGCTGAAGATATCGCTGACCGCGCAAAATCAGAAATTAAAAACGCTTAA